A genomic region of Gemmata massiliana contains the following coding sequences:
- a CDS encoding Uma2 family endonuclease, whose translation MSATPFQWTVARFHRVNATGAFAGLRPVLIRGVLLEQGPMNPPRATAVELTVDVLRAVFGPGWRVRGQSPLVLGQDTDPMPDVAVVAGGPRDFATVHPTTAALVVEVSDTTLTADSTDKAELYATANVPEYWVLDLNAPRLLVFRDPGPLPANLDATAYRTHLTLGPNESISPLAAPTSAVRVADLLP comes from the coding sequence ATGTCCGCGACACCGTTTCAGTGGACCGTTGCGAGGTTCCATCGGGTGAACGCGACCGGCGCGTTCGCCGGGCTGCGCCCCGTTCTGATCCGCGGCGTCCTTTTGGAGCAAGGGCCGATGAACCCGCCCCGCGCGACCGCGGTCGAACTCACGGTTGACGTGTTGCGTGCGGTTTTCGGTCCCGGCTGGCGCGTGCGCGGGCAATCGCCACTCGTGCTCGGCCAGGACACCGACCCGATGCCGGACGTGGCCGTTGTCGCGGGCGGCCCGCGCGACTTCGCGACCGTTCACCCGACGACGGCCGCGCTAGTGGTCGAAGTCAGCGACACGACACTCACCGCAGATTCAACCGATAAAGCCGAGCTGTACGCGACCGCGAACGTCCCGGAATATTGGGTATTGGATCTGAACGCGCCTCGACTGCTCGTGTTCCGCGACCCGGGACCGCTCCCGGCCAATCTCGACGCAACGGCGTATCGAACGCACCTCACGCTTGGCCCGAACGAGAGTATTTCGCCACTCGCCGCACCAACCAGTGCGGTGCGCGTCGCCGACTTGCTGCCGTAG
- a CDS encoding GspE/PulE family protein translates to MAKGRGDFADILLKKKLLSPDQLSEAESAASSGGLKLQDAIVKLQYLSANEVMSAMAEHFGMKFVDLKEVQIAKAIIELVPESVARENLVLPLQLEDNTLELITADPTNYDTIQKLQFILNKEIRPVLAVQEQIQEAINQNYGQSETESVDSMLVEFTDTAIEFTQTESVSAMASADDSDAPVVRLVNLIISEAISQRASDIHVEPFADRVRIRYRIDGVLVERDSAPRRLLAPLLSRLKIMGQIDISEKRRPQDGRIKMTVQGKHFDLRVSLLPSVHGQSAVMRILDRGNIQVNIRDLGFADDDYMKFQQIIKRPNGIFLVTGPTGSGKTTTLYSALNELNRPDRKIITAEDPVEYYLPGINQVEVKHGIGLDFARIIRAMLRQAPNIILVGEIRDKETAEIAVQASLTGHLVFSTLHTNDAPSAVTRLADIGVPPFLIASSVIAIMAQRLVRVNCIKCKEPYQPQAAELRAAGINQEQLAKATFMKGRGCNHCRQTGYRGRHGLFEMLKMSSTIRELTFAQAPTQDIRRKARSTGMRTLLDDGILKALKGSTTLEEVLSTCHAEVLVAHE, encoded by the coding sequence ATGGCCAAAGGCAGAGGCGACTTCGCGGACATTCTCCTCAAGAAAAAACTGCTCAGCCCGGACCAGCTCTCGGAAGCCGAGAGCGCCGCGAGTTCCGGTGGCTTGAAGTTGCAGGACGCGATCGTCAAGCTCCAGTACCTCTCGGCCAACGAAGTTATGTCGGCGATGGCCGAACACTTCGGGATGAAGTTCGTGGACCTAAAGGAGGTCCAGATCGCGAAGGCGATCATCGAACTGGTGCCCGAGTCGGTGGCCCGTGAAAACCTCGTGCTGCCGCTCCAGCTCGAGGACAACACCCTCGAACTCATTACCGCGGACCCGACCAACTACGACACGATCCAGAAGCTCCAGTTCATTCTGAACAAGGAGATCCGGCCGGTTCTCGCCGTGCAGGAACAAATTCAGGAAGCGATCAACCAGAACTACGGCCAGTCCGAAACCGAGTCCGTCGACTCGATGCTCGTCGAATTCACCGACACCGCCATCGAGTTCACGCAGACCGAGTCCGTCTCCGCAATGGCCAGTGCGGACGACTCCGACGCCCCGGTTGTGCGCCTGGTGAACCTCATCATCTCCGAAGCGATCAGCCAGCGGGCGTCGGACATCCACGTCGAACCGTTCGCGGACCGCGTGCGCATCCGGTACCGGATCGACGGCGTGCTGGTCGAGCGCGACTCCGCCCCCCGGCGGCTCCTGGCACCGTTGCTCTCGCGTTTGAAGATCATGGGTCAGATCGACATCAGTGAGAAGCGCCGGCCGCAGGACGGGCGCATCAAGATGACGGTCCAGGGTAAACACTTCGACCTTCGTGTAAGTCTCTTGCCGTCGGTCCACGGCCAGTCGGCGGTCATGCGTATCCTCGACCGCGGTAACATCCAGGTCAACATTCGCGATCTCGGGTTCGCGGACGACGACTACATGAAGTTCCAACAGATCATCAAGCGGCCCAACGGCATCTTCCTGGTCACGGGGCCGACCGGCTCTGGGAAGACCACCACACTGTACTCCGCTCTCAACGAACTCAATCGTCCGGACCGCAAGATTATCACCGCGGAAGACCCGGTTGAATACTACCTCCCCGGCATCAACCAAGTGGAGGTGAAACACGGCATCGGACTCGATTTCGCCCGGATTATTCGGGCCATGCTTCGTCAAGCGCCTAACATTATTTTGGTTGGCGAAATTCGCGACAAAGAGACGGCGGAAATCGCAGTGCAGGCATCTCTGACTGGACACTTGGTTTTCAGTACGCTTCACACGAACGACGCGCCCAGTGCCGTAACGCGGCTCGCGGACATCGGGGTGCCCCCGTTCCTCATCGCCAGCTCGGTCATCGCGATCATGGCCCAGCGGCTCGTGCGGGTGAACTGCATCAAGTGCAAGGAACCGTACCAGCCCCAAGCGGCAGAACTCCGAGCGGCTGGTATTAATCAGGAGCAGTTGGCAAAAGCGACGTTTATGAAGGGGCGCGGTTGCAACCATTGCCGACAAACGGGTTACCGCGGTCGGCACGGTCTGTTCGAGATGTTGAAGATGTCTTCGACGATCCGTGAACTGACTTTCGCCCAGGCGCCGACCCAGGACATTCGCCGTAAAGCCCGCAGTACGGGGATGCGGACGTTGCTCGATGATGGTATCCTGAAAGCACTTAAGGGCAGCACCACGCTGGAGGAAGTGCTCAGCACGTGTCACGCCGAAGTGCTCGTGGCCCACGAGTAG
- a CDS encoding type IV pilus twitching motility protein PilT yields MAKVSMEKLLATVIQLKASDLHISVGQPPVVRHQGRMKKLDLNGLILDNDDTTGLMKSITPDRCQQELQSKGGADFAIEYVDGYRFRVAVFKQKGTVGMVLRRIPSQFLTFEQLRTPEAIRSLIIRPRGLFLVTGPTGSGKTTSLASMINFLNDNYDRHIITLEDPIEYFHKHKKSTVNQREIGIDVPDFKEGIRRALRMDPDVILVGEMRDLETIRAALEAAETGHLVFGTLHTSGAASTVDRVVTVFPENEQDQIRTQLAGSLIGVLSQALLPRKPEGLIAAYEMMVVTPAIRNLIRENKTYRIDSSVQTGRKHGMFLLDDALFRLWREDLCEKEEVLLKSSKPNDLAAKIAHAERGLDDEDEEGGGEDDDEDDDDDDDEE; encoded by the coding sequence GTGGCTAAAGTCTCGATGGAGAAGTTGCTCGCAACTGTGATCCAGTTGAAGGCGAGCGACTTGCACATCAGCGTCGGTCAGCCGCCCGTGGTCCGGCACCAGGGGCGCATGAAGAAGCTCGACCTCAACGGTCTGATCCTGGACAACGACGACACGACCGGGCTGATGAAGTCCATCACCCCCGACCGGTGCCAACAGGAGCTCCAGTCGAAGGGTGGAGCCGACTTCGCCATCGAATACGTCGACGGCTACCGGTTCCGGGTCGCGGTGTTCAAGCAAAAGGGCACCGTCGGGATGGTGCTGCGGCGCATCCCGAGCCAGTTCCTCACGTTCGAACAACTGCGAACTCCGGAAGCTATTCGCTCACTTATCATTCGCCCGCGCGGGCTGTTTCTTGTGACCGGGCCGACCGGTTCCGGGAAAACGACCTCGCTCGCGTCGATGATTAACTTCCTCAACGACAACTACGACCGGCACATCATCACGCTGGAAGACCCGATCGAGTACTTCCACAAGCACAAAAAGAGTACCGTCAACCAGCGCGAAATCGGCATCGACGTGCCGGACTTCAAAGAGGGTATCCGCCGCGCGCTGCGTATGGACCCCGACGTGATCCTCGTCGGTGAAATGCGAGACCTTGAAACGATCCGCGCCGCACTCGAAGCGGCCGAAACCGGGCACTTGGTGTTCGGTACACTCCACACGTCCGGTGCCGCGAGCACCGTGGACCGCGTGGTAACGGTGTTCCCGGAAAACGAGCAGGACCAGATCCGCACGCAGTTGGCCGGTTCGCTCATTGGCGTGCTGTCCCAGGCGCTCCTCCCGCGGAAACCGGAAGGGTTGATCGCGGCCTACGAGATGATGGTGGTGACGCCCGCCATCCGGAACCTGATCCGCGAGAACAAGACGTACCGTATCGACTCGTCGGTCCAGACTGGGCGCAAACACGGCATGTTCCTGCTCGACGACGCACTGTTCCGGTTGTGGCGCGAGGACCTCTGCGAGAAGGAAGAGGTTCTCCTCAAGTCGAGCAAACCGAACGACTTGGCGGCCAAGATCGCCCACGCCGAACGCGGACTCGATGACGAGGACGAAGAGGGCGGCGGCGAAGATGATGACGAAGATGATGACGACGATGACGACGAGGAGTGA
- a CDS encoding ATPase, T2SS/T4P/T4SS family, with product MSTTPNNPNVPPKKPVDAAGKPTVGAPGNGQPKPAVPGQKPAAPGVAKPGQPAAAGAKPAAPGVAKPAVPGQKPAAPGVAKPGQPAAQKPAAPAPQKKPQPAKNRFSHIDSNTLQLAKKLEDLGFLDGAQIESLYEEMRTSDAQLGEIAMQRGVLNEEQLLQAMAEIHGMRVANLEDLTPHPSAVKLVMKNIAEMYKLVPISYENDVLTVAMSDPNNMQAMDDLRNLLGIKQVNPILGPPKQVGQLLTKAYSTEKEETISSVYAQIEADQSIGANTVGRETSIDIGDMVEMANAAPVRKLINMVLLMAIRDHASDIHFEPFEDEYKMRYRCDGVLYEMVPPPRHLATAIASRIKVMANLDIAERRLPQDGRIELNVGGNPVDMRVSVLPTLFGESVVIRVLDRTNVGLSLDRIGMQADLLGQFRAIIHKPNGIVLVTGPTGAGKTTTLYSALSELNDIDTKIITTEDPVEYEIDGIVQCPINHDIDVTFASALRAILRQDPDVILVGEIRDLETAGIAIQASLTGHLVFSTLHTNDAPSSITRLRDMGVEPFLITATVEAIQAQRLVRRICTFCKTSYEPTREQLMELNLTPEQLKGRPFYYGEGCDKCNNLGFKGRTGLYEVLVMTDDLRDMVSRGASTDAVRAHTRKTGTQSLRDAGLRALFGGTSTLDEVVRETVQEDEG from the coding sequence ATGTCCACGACGCCGAACAACCCGAACGTGCCCCCGAAGAAGCCCGTTGACGCCGCGGGTAAGCCGACCGTCGGCGCGCCCGGCAACGGTCAACCGAAGCCCGCGGTTCCGGGACAAAAGCCCGCCGCGCCCGGCGTCGCGAAGCCCGGTCAGCCTGCGGCCGCCGGCGCGAAACCCGCTGCGCCCGGTGTTGCGAAGCCTGCGGTTCCGGGGCAAAAGCCCGCTGCGCCGGGTGTGGCTAAGCCCGGTCAGCCCGCTGCTCAGAAGCCGGCCGCGCCCGCGCCGCAGAAGAAGCCGCAGCCCGCAAAGAACCGCTTCTCGCACATCGATTCCAACACGCTCCAGCTCGCCAAGAAGCTCGAAGACCTCGGGTTCCTGGACGGGGCGCAAATCGAATCGCTCTACGAGGAAATGCGCACCAGCGACGCTCAACTCGGCGAAATCGCCATGCAGCGCGGGGTGCTCAACGAGGAGCAGTTGCTCCAGGCGATGGCCGAAATCCACGGCATGCGCGTCGCCAACCTCGAAGACCTGACCCCGCACCCCAGCGCGGTCAAGTTGGTGATGAAGAACATCGCGGAGATGTACAAGCTGGTGCCGATCAGCTACGAGAACGACGTGCTGACGGTCGCGATGTCCGACCCCAACAACATGCAGGCGATGGACGACCTGCGGAACCTGCTCGGCATCAAGCAGGTGAACCCGATCCTCGGGCCGCCGAAGCAGGTCGGGCAACTGCTCACGAAGGCGTACTCGACCGAAAAAGAAGAGACGATCAGCTCGGTGTACGCCCAGATCGAGGCCGACCAGAGCATCGGGGCCAACACGGTCGGGCGCGAGACGTCCATCGACATCGGCGACATGGTGGAAATGGCGAACGCCGCGCCCGTCCGGAAGCTCATCAACATGGTGCTCCTGATGGCGATCCGCGACCACGCCTCGGACATCCACTTCGAGCCGTTCGAGGACGAGTACAAGATGCGGTACCGGTGCGACGGCGTGCTCTACGAAATGGTGCCGCCGCCCCGACACCTCGCGACCGCGATCGCCTCGCGTATCAAGGTCATGGCGAACCTGGACATCGCCGAGCGCCGGCTCCCGCAGGACGGGCGCATCGAGCTGAACGTCGGCGGGAACCCCGTCGACATGCGCGTGAGCGTGCTGCCCACGCTGTTCGGCGAGAGCGTCGTTATCCGGGTTCTCGACCGCACGAACGTCGGCCTGTCGCTCGATCGCATCGGGATGCAGGCGGACCTGCTCGGCCAGTTCCGCGCGATCATCCACAAGCCCAACGGCATCGTCCTCGTGACCGGGCCGACCGGGGCCGGCAAGACGACCACGCTGTACTCCGCGCTCTCCGAACTCAACGACATCGACACCAAGATCATCACCACGGAAGACCCCGTCGAGTACGAAATCGACGGCATCGTGCAGTGCCCGATCAACCACGACATCGACGTGACGTTCGCGAGCGCGCTCCGGGCCATTCTCCGCCAAGACCCGGACGTGATCCTGGTCGGCGAGATCCGCGACCTGGAAACCGCGGGTATCGCGATCCAGGCGTCACTGACGGGGCACTTGGTGTTCAGCACGCTGCACACCAACGACGCGCCCTCGTCCATTACGCGGCTCCGCGACATGGGCGTGGAGCCGTTCCTCATCACCGCGACGGTGGAGGCGATTCAGGCCCAGCGGCTCGTGCGGCGCATCTGCACGTTCTGCAAGACCTCCTACGAGCCGACCCGCGAGCAGTTGATGGAACTGAACCTCACGCCGGAGCAACTCAAGGGCCGCCCGTTCTACTACGGCGAGGGGTGCGACAAGTGTAACAACCTGGGCTTCAAGGGGCGCACTGGGTTGTACGAGGTACTCGTCATGACCGACGATTTGCGCGACATGGTGAGCCGCGGCGCGAGCACGGACGCCGTCCGCGCCCACACCCGCAAGACCGGCACCCAGAGCCTCCGCGACGCGGGGTTGCGGGCACTGTTCGGGGGCACGAGCACGCTGGACGAGGTGGTCCGCGAAACCGTTCAGGAAGACGAAGGGTGA
- a CDS encoding type II secretion system F family protein, with amino-acid sequence MPTFKYEALDTSGAEVKDSIEAANEEEAQQKVKAKGYFVTKLTAVAGGKGSKGKKAKKAGKSRKTFVIGGVKSKQLVTFTRQFSTLQDAGLPVLRSLRILERQMQPSALKNALIDVVEDVESGAALSEALGRHPKAFSKLYVNMVRAGEAGGALEVILQRLADFLEKSQSLKAKIIGAMVYPAVVIFVAVAILTFIMVAIIPKFKKIFDEFGMTLPWATLTLIKVSNWMSEYWWTIPLFPVSVYFLIKLIRLSRAGNYALDRATLWIPVVGQLVEKTIVARTMRTLGTLISSGVPILEAISIVKETANNAVFERMFQRIFESIREGDTIAEPLRESRLVDNMVVNMVEVGEETGDLDTMLYKIADFYDEWVDNLVKSLISLLEPIMIVFLGFTIGAIVISLFLPLIKLLEGLSK; translated from the coding sequence ATGCCTACATTCAAGTACGAGGCGCTGGACACGTCCGGGGCCGAGGTCAAAGACTCGATCGAAGCCGCCAACGAGGAAGAGGCGCAGCAGAAGGTTAAAGCCAAGGGCTACTTCGTCACCAAACTGACCGCGGTCGCGGGCGGGAAGGGGTCGAAGGGCAAGAAGGCGAAGAAGGCCGGCAAGAGCCGCAAGACGTTCGTCATCGGCGGCGTCAAGTCGAAGCAACTGGTGACGTTCACGCGCCAGTTCTCCACGCTCCAGGACGCCGGCCTGCCGGTGCTCCGGTCGCTCCGCATCCTGGAGCGCCAGATGCAGCCCAGCGCGCTCAAGAACGCCCTCATCGACGTGGTCGAGGACGTCGAGTCCGGGGCCGCGCTCTCGGAGGCTTTGGGGCGGCACCCCAAGGCGTTCAGCAAGCTCTACGTGAACATGGTCCGCGCGGGTGAGGCCGGCGGTGCGCTGGAAGTCATTCTCCAGCGCCTCGCGGACTTCCTCGAGAAGTCCCAGAGCCTCAAGGCCAAGATCATCGGCGCGATGGTCTACCCGGCCGTCGTGATCTTCGTCGCGGTCGCCATCCTGACGTTCATCATGGTGGCCATCATCCCGAAGTTTAAGAAGATCTTCGACGAGTTCGGCATGACCCTCCCGTGGGCCACGCTGACGCTCATCAAGGTCTCCAACTGGATGAGCGAGTACTGGTGGACGATCCCACTGTTCCCGGTCTCGGTTTACTTCCTGATAAAACTCATCCGGCTCTCGCGGGCCGGGAACTACGCACTAGACAGAGCCACGCTCTGGATACCTGTTGTCGGGCAACTCGTGGAAAAAACGATCGTTGCCCGGACCATGCGGACCCTCGGCACCCTGATCAGCTCCGGCGTGCCCATCCTGGAGGCGATCAGCATCGTGAAGGAAACCGCTAATAACGCGGTCTTCGAGCGCATGTTCCAGCGGATCTTCGAGTCGATCCGCGAGGGCGATACGATCGCGGAACCACTTCGCGAGTCCCGTTTGGTAGACAACATGGTCGTGAATATGGTGGAGGTGGGCGAGGAGACCGGTGACCTCGACACCATGCTCTACAAGATCGCCGACTTCTACGACGAGTGGGTCGATAACCTCGTCAAGTCGCTGATCTCGCTGCTGGAGCCCATCATGATCGTGTTCCTGGGCTTCACGATCGGGGCCATTGTGATCTCGCTGTTCCTGCCGCTCATCAAGCTGCTGGAAGGCCTGAGCAAGTAA
- a CDS encoding type II secretion system protein, whose translation MTRQSGYRRDGFTLIELLVVISIIAVLVALTTAAVMRGREAVVRADNGWRMEQVTVATNMFCTSAALGQPGNLPPAPFVLKPTYSINEPEAIYLKRIFPNLPVTGGGTTLSVAGLPSTPITLADGNQVAVFFLTGGELMQYQGFSTNGQQPFTPKSASAPDEQRIGPFLQLKANMYSVAPAGITSPTLPANGASWLLDPYGVPYAIFLAGPKGAYLTSAGAAQSFTVTTPTGTSTVNTYYRGSSPVKYENPKTLQIISAGPNKLFGKGQEWSSPATGAGEDDKSNFSTAVIGAGPQ comes from the coding sequence ATGACGCGGCAGAGCGGTTACCGACGCGACGGCTTCACGCTGATCGAACTGCTGGTGGTGATCTCCATCATCGCCGTCCTGGTGGCGCTAACGACCGCCGCAGTTATGCGGGGGCGCGAGGCCGTCGTCCGGGCCGACAACGGCTGGCGGATGGAGCAGGTCACCGTCGCAACGAATATGTTTTGTACGAGTGCGGCACTCGGTCAACCCGGCAACCTGCCCCCAGCCCCGTTCGTGCTGAAACCCACTTACAGCATCAACGAGCCAGAAGCGATTTATCTCAAGCGTATCTTCCCAAATTTGCCAGTGACCGGTGGTGGAACGACCCTCTCTGTAGCGGGCCTACCGTCGACGCCAATTACACTCGCAGACGGCAATCAAGTCGCGGTATTCTTCCTCACCGGCGGGGAACTGATGCAGTACCAGGGATTTAGTACAAACGGGCAGCAGCCGTTTACCCCAAAAAGCGCTAGCGCCCCTGACGAGCAACGGATCGGGCCATTCCTGCAACTCAAAGCGAACATGTACTCAGTGGCTCCGGCGGGTATCACCTCACCTACGTTGCCGGCGAATGGGGCGTCGTGGCTTCTAGACCCGTATGGTGTGCCATACGCAATTTTCCTGGCAGGTCCGAAAGGAGCTTATCTTACTTCTGCTGGTGCCGCTCAATCCTTTACGGTGACTACTCCGACGGGAACGTCCACTGTTAACACCTATTACCGCGGCTCTTCTCCGGTGAAATACGAGAACCCGAAGACACTCCAGATCATTTCTGCTGGCCCGAACAAGCTGTTCGGGAAGGGGCAAGAGTGGAGTAGCCCTGCCACAGGTGCCGGGGAGGACGATAAGAGCAACTTCTCGACCGCCGTCATCGGCGCCGGCCCTCAATAA
- a CDS encoding type II secretion system protein has product MNTLSPVRIGRRAGFSLVELLVVVSIMAILVGLGVAATMKFREGATEQTIKKQVQRLQLTLNREYEAVVGKCQKEPVPDAVLAYCGNDRDRARAVHTAATLRIMFPETFDEATTGFTIPPNDPNGFAYRPKATFQQVKNITSASADQQAAVLLHLILKERSVGSGEGEDGGSTGEIRTVNFQASVAPMSRDLSVFIDSRGDLIRYFRWASNDMELDQAPYAHASPAGSIDPLDPKKVVGTSYAAALNVAPLNLQFGNHNRVPSVISYGKDKKFDQYYPKDALIPPTPPITKSAGDDIVGYRLNRQGN; this is encoded by the coding sequence ATGAACACTCTTTCGCCCGTCCGAATCGGGCGCCGAGCCGGGTTCTCCCTCGTTGAGCTGCTCGTCGTTGTCAGCATTATGGCGATCCTGGTGGGACTGGGTGTGGCCGCCACCATGAAGTTCCGCGAGGGGGCGACCGAGCAAACCATCAAGAAGCAAGTGCAGCGTCTGCAATTGACGCTGAATCGAGAGTACGAGGCGGTTGTTGGGAAATGCCAAAAGGAACCGGTGCCGGACGCGGTTCTGGCGTACTGCGGAAACGATCGGGACCGCGCTAGAGCCGTCCACACCGCAGCCACCTTACGAATTATGTTCCCGGAGACTTTTGACGAAGCCACGACCGGGTTCACTATTCCCCCGAACGATCCAAACGGCTTCGCGTACAGACCAAAAGCCACCTTTCAGCAGGTGAAGAACATAACGAGCGCATCGGCGGATCAGCAGGCCGCAGTGCTGCTTCACCTGATTCTCAAGGAGCGCTCCGTTGGTAGTGGAGAGGGCGAGGACGGCGGGAGCACGGGCGAAATTCGCACCGTCAACTTTCAAGCTTCTGTTGCGCCCATGAGCAGAGATCTGAGCGTGTTCATTGACTCCCGTGGTGACCTGATTCGCTACTTCCGGTGGGCGAGTAACGATATGGAGCTCGACCAAGCGCCCTATGCCCACGCAAGTCCGGCGGGGAGCATCGACCCGCTCGACCCGAAGAAGGTAGTGGGCACGAGTTACGCGGCCGCTCTGAACGTGGCCCCGCTCAACCTTCAGTTCGGTAACCACAACCGCGTGCCTTCTGTGATCAGTTACGGAAAAGACAAGAAGTTTGACCAATACTACCCAAAGGATGCGTTGATCCCTCCAACCCCGCCGATCACGAAATCTGCAGGGGACGATATCGTCGGTTACCGGCTAAATCGCCAAGGAAACTAA
- a CDS encoding pilus assembly FimT family protein, whose translation MTRTNTRGGFTLIELLVAMAIITTLAGFILLVYPGARDQDRARNAVSDLEATLKMAQGMAARDKSPRGVRFIVDGTGKPDARFVTELQYVELPPPLIPNLKPLTSGAPDNEPRVRFDYTPLATGPTPPAGTVNSRKCFIDNLTLDQATQILPNSTIVMPVFGSWHKIIGVLATTGPNAAARYTVQVALEVFPDAIMGGGTQAVTYHFSVYLPATPLVGEPTVLLSKNICVDLNVPDLSASPRIMLGSIGPPPNTGDFDVIFSPDGKLVGAPSGQLFFWVRDYTKVPNMRIGEGPALVDAFRRVGDMYIVSVRASGALGHNQVLWPNMGTGLYPAGQDPFLLARQEQNQ comes from the coding sequence ATGACGCGCACGAACACGCGGGGTGGGTTCACCCTGATCGAACTCCTTGTCGCGATGGCCATCATCACCACGCTCGCGGGGTTCATCCTGCTCGTGTACCCCGGTGCCCGGGACCAGGATCGGGCGCGCAACGCGGTCAGCGATCTGGAAGCCACGCTCAAAATGGCGCAGGGGATGGCCGCGCGCGACAAGTCGCCGCGCGGGGTCCGGTTCATCGTCGATGGTACCGGGAAGCCCGATGCCCGGTTCGTGACCGAACTCCAGTATGTCGAACTCCCGCCGCCCCTGATCCCCAACCTGAAGCCCCTCACGTCGGGTGCCCCGGACAACGAGCCGCGCGTGCGGTTTGATTACACGCCGTTGGCGACCGGGCCGACACCGCCTGCGGGGACTGTCAACTCGCGCAAGTGCTTCATCGACAATTTGACACTCGATCAGGCGACTCAGATTCTTCCTAATAGCACGATCGTGATGCCGGTATTTGGGTCCTGGCACAAGATAATTGGCGTGCTGGCCACGACCGGGCCGAATGCTGCCGCTCGTTACACCGTCCAAGTCGCGTTGGAAGTGTTTCCCGATGCAATCATGGGAGGGGGCACGCAAGCGGTGACCTATCACTTCTCGGTGTATCTCCCAGCCACACCGCTGGTCGGCGAGCCGACGGTGTTGCTTTCCAAGAACATCTGCGTCGACCTGAACGTGCCGGATCTCAGTGCGAGTCCGCGGATCATGTTGGGCAGCATCGGGCCGCCGCCGAACACGGGTGACTTTGACGTGATCTTCAGCCCGGACGGGAAACTGGTCGGCGCCCCATCCGGTCAATTGTTCTTCTGGGTCCGCGACTACACCAAAGTTCCCAACATGCGGATCGGTGAGGGGCCGGCCCTTGTTGACGCATTCCGGCGGGTGGGCGACATGTACATCGTTTCGGTTCGCGCGTCCGGCGCGCTCGGGCACAATCAGGTGCTCTGGCCCAATATGGGAACCGGTCTCTACCCCGCCGGGCAAGATCCCTTCTTGCTGGCCCGGCAAGAGCAGAATCAGTGA
- a CDS encoding type IV pilus modification PilV family protein, whose protein sequence is MTRRPGLTMTEALVAIFITAIGLVGVMSMFPFGAKQMSDALIADRSTSLANSIDGLVRSYWREKVADDTNMLGSGEPFYTAMDSPGTHPASPIGTGATLPTISSSSTEPSYPVFLDPMGVLGRTTANNQWVGDITTPTSLTYVPRRNMNVVGSPSQALRLFSQPDGFAWDEESRPKMNYDAKGQPTSSSEMRELRYNALAVLQRPVNSARNNATLKIVVFINRRHQFYPQGSEAVFPNATSSATISFLPTSTAIRISTAADIRKGSWIMDATIDGTVRHANFYRVVSATDDGTGFYDVELHTPIKRVDGGTNAYNATVVIMPGVADVFDRPALNGNTN, encoded by the coding sequence ATGACCCGCCGACCCGGTCTGACGATGACGGAAGCCTTGGTCGCCATCTTCATCACGGCGATCGGGCTCGTGGGCGTGATGAGCATGTTCCCGTTCGGCGCGAAGCAGATGAGCGACGCCCTCATTGCCGACCGCTCGACCTCGCTTGCCAACTCCATCGACGGGCTCGTTCGGAGCTACTGGAGGGAAAAGGTCGCCGACGATACGAACATGTTGGGCAGCGGCGAACCGTTCTACACCGCGATGGACAGCCCGGGGACGCACCCGGCAAGTCCGATCGGGACGGGGGCGACGCTGCCGACGATCTCTTCGAGTTCCACCGAACCGAGTTACCCTGTGTTTCTTGATCCGATGGGCGTTCTCGGGCGCACGACGGCGAATAACCAGTGGGTCGGTGACATAACCACTCCCACAAGTCTCACGTATGTACCGCGTCGGAACATGAACGTGGTCGGGTCGCCGTCACAGGCTCTCCGGCTCTTCAGCCAGCCGGACGGGTTCGCGTGGGACGAGGAGTCTCGCCCGAAGATGAACTACGACGCTAAGGGGCAGCCGACGAGCAGCTCGGAGATGCGCGAATTGCGCTACAACGCGCTGGCTGTGTTGCAGCGCCCGGTGAACAGCGCCCGTAACAACGCCACGCTCAAGATCGTGGTGTTCATTAATCGTCGCCACCAGTTCTATCCCCAGGGGTCCGAAGCCGTCTTCCCCAACGCCACGAGTTCCGCCACCATTTCGTTCCTCCCCACTAGCACGGCAATCAGGATCTCGACCGCGGCGGACATCCGGAAGGGGAGCTGGATCATGGACGCAACAATTGACGGCACGGTTCGGCACGCGAACTTCTACCGCGTCGTGAGTGCGACGGACGACGGCACGGGGTTTTACGACGTGGAGTTACACACGCCGATCAAGCGCGTGGACGGTGGGACCAACGCCTATAACGCGACCGTTGTGATCATGCCCGGCGTTGCCGATGTGTTCGATCGCCCGGCGCTTAACGGGAACACAAACTGA